In a single window of the Megalobrama amblycephala isolate DHTTF-2021 linkage group LG3, ASM1881202v1, whole genome shotgun sequence genome:
- the eif3jb gene encoding eukaryotic translation initiation factor 3 subunit J-B isoform X2 — protein MADSDGWDADNFEATEPIVTAPGLLDKWEGEDEEEDVKDNWDDDEEDEKEEEKKAEQIKAEVKPPEKKKLSDKIKEKEIKQKKKQEELKKKIEESEISESLSPEELLAEKLRVKKLQEEADLELAREAFGVDPAAANASTTVITTNNASGIEAMCPSSKDDFVAFEKLLKDKITQFEKSVHYSSFLESLFRELCISLEVDDLKKISTSLSVLLSEKQKQEKEKKANKKKKKGVLPGGGLKAKLKDDFADYGEFDGGYGNDYDDFM, from the exons ATGGCGGATTCCGACGGCTGGG ACGCTGACAACTTCGAGGCAACTGAGCCGATCGTAACTGCCCCCGGGCTGCTCGATAAATGGGAAGGCGAGGACGAGGAGGAAGACGTGAAG GATAACTGggatgatgatgaggaggaCGAGAAGGAGGAAGAGAAGAAAGCTGAACAGATAAAAGCCG AGGTGAAACCTCCTGAGAAGAAAAAATTAAGTGATAaaataaaagagaaagaaattaagcaaaagaaaaaacaagagGAGTTGAAAAAGAAG ATAGAAGAATCAGAGATAAGTGAAAGTTTATCACCAGAGGAGCTTTTAGCAGAGAAGCTTCGAGTGAAGAAGCTGCAAGAGGAGGCAGACTTGGAATTGGCCCGTGAGGCGTTTG GTGTTGATCCTGCTGCTGCAAATGCCTCTACTACTGTAATCACAACAAACAATGCCTCTGGAATTGAAGCCATGTGCCCCTCATCCAAAGATGACTTTGTTGCATTTGAAAAATTACTGAAAGACAAGATAACACAGTTTGAAAAATCAGTGCATTATTCCAGCTTTTTGGAGTCACTCTTTCGAGAGCTTTGTATTTCAT tggaAGTAGATGACCTGAAGAAAATAAGTACTTCTTTGTCTGTTCTGCTCAGTGAAAAACAAAAGCAAGAAAAG GAAAAGAAGGCaaataagaaaaagaagaaaggtGTACTCCCTGGTGGAGGATTGAAAGCAAAACTGAAAGATGACTTTGCTGATTATGGTGAATTTGACGGTGGCTACGGCAATGACTATGATGACTTCATGTGA
- the eif3jb gene encoding eukaryotic translation initiation factor 3 subunit J-B isoform X1 codes for MADSDGWDADNFEATEPIVTAPGLLDKWEGEDEEEDVKDNWDDDEEDEKEEEKKAEQIKAEETHTGFEQLEEVKPPEKKKLSDKIKEKEIKQKKKQEELKKKIEESEISESLSPEELLAEKLRVKKLQEEADLELAREAFGVDPAAANASTTVITTNNASGIEAMCPSSKDDFVAFEKLLKDKITQFEKSVHYSSFLESLFRELCISLEVDDLKKISTSLSVLLSEKQKQEKEKKANKKKKKGVLPGGGLKAKLKDDFADYGEFDGGYGNDYDDFM; via the exons ATGGCGGATTCCGACGGCTGGG ACGCTGACAACTTCGAGGCAACTGAGCCGATCGTAACTGCCCCCGGGCTGCTCGATAAATGGGAAGGCGAGGACGAGGAGGAAGACGTGAAG GATAACTGggatgatgatgaggaggaCGAGAAGGAGGAAGAGAAGAAAGCTGAACAGATAAAAGCCG aagaaactcatacaggttttgaacaacttgaag AGGTGAAACCTCCTGAGAAGAAAAAATTAAGTGATAaaataaaagagaaagaaattaagcaaaagaaaaaacaagagGAGTTGAAAAAGAAG ATAGAAGAATCAGAGATAAGTGAAAGTTTATCACCAGAGGAGCTTTTAGCAGAGAAGCTTCGAGTGAAGAAGCTGCAAGAGGAGGCAGACTTGGAATTGGCCCGTGAGGCGTTTG GTGTTGATCCTGCTGCTGCAAATGCCTCTACTACTGTAATCACAACAAACAATGCCTCTGGAATTGAAGCCATGTGCCCCTCATCCAAAGATGACTTTGTTGCATTTGAAAAATTACTGAAAGACAAGATAACACAGTTTGAAAAATCAGTGCATTATTCCAGCTTTTTGGAGTCACTCTTTCGAGAGCTTTGTATTTCAT tggaAGTAGATGACCTGAAGAAAATAAGTACTTCTTTGTCTGTTCTGCTCAGTGAAAAACAAAAGCAAGAAAAG GAAAAGAAGGCaaataagaaaaagaagaaaggtGTACTCCCTGGTGGAGGATTGAAAGCAAAACTGAAAGATGACTTTGCTGATTATGGTGAATTTGACGGTGGCTACGGCAATGACTATGATGACTTCATGTGA
- the LOC125264735 gene encoding cartilage intermediate layer protein 1 → MGCLSTWTFLLFLLEITGTLSQGTWGSIMGTSWRPNPAVYHNEDNYEWTTWFNVDHPGGKGDYEKLNAIRFYYRARVCEVPRALEARTTEWIPARNTGERVHADPAVGFWCVNDEQPVGRNCSNYAVRFLCPKNIVSDNEELIWGPWSEWTVCPAQCNQVATQHRSRSCKSNSKQCNGQTLEARSCQGPPCPRCDLQCVIGKVNDECDGCNCQDHTVLGSVRSAGGLPAPGAAILHAGSRPKLLTVTDHNGHFLVPGICPDGNTTLMIKLNNHAPQQVTVPPSTERTSVLILKLERAKKLYVLKNPENKARREGQTAAFCCKVDGTPEPSQYEWFHNDTLLDRSQYQYDETLVLRNLSLEHTGEYYCRASNENGAIKSKPATLTVIGQKAPSCNPKPDSHLIRLPHDCFQNETNSFYYDVGRCPTSTCTGKLDNGIRCKDSVSYCCGVSNMEEKEIICQGYQLPIMVVTQCGCKTCVETKAIVRGRAIAADTDEPMRFGHIYMDGTRVSRTGYKGTFSIQVPTNTERLVLTFVDNMQKFVNTTKVLPFNPKGGAVFHEIKLLRKKPAVTISSRETNKLDLGEVEGQDPIAEIEIPPNAFYKENGEVFMGNVKASVTFLDPRDVSTAAAAQSDLNFIGDEGDTLPLRTYGMFSVDFRDEEGGESLNAGEVKVRLDAAQVKMPEHLKTMKLWSLNPDTGLWEEEGQFHTEKKQRGKREERTFLIGNMEIRERRLFNLDVPENRRCYVKVRAFRSERYMPSEQIEGVVTTLINMEPTPGFSTNPRAWGRFDSVITGPNGACLPAFCDEQKADAYSAYVMANLGGEELEAVASSPKLNPNIVGVPQPYLNKLNYRRTDHDDPRIKKTAFSMNVAKPRSNAAEEANGPVYPFEKLKECEEAPFSAAHFRFSRVEGDRYDYNTVPFNEDDPMSWTEDYLSWWPKPMEYRACYIKVRLNSAHEINVRSRNMGGTHPKTVGQLYGIRDTRSIRDMDQSTVSAVCLEFKCSGMLYDQDRVDRTLVKVMPQGSCKRDSVNSMLQEYLVNHLPLAVNNDTNEFTMLAPLDPLGHNYGIYTVTDQDPRTAKEIALGRCFDGTSDGTSRVMKSNEGVALTFTCGSKEVTRQSMFQQMQNSLGQATAGSARPARGNRRQRGGSTAPRSSKRRSTRNSYTRAQTVG, encoded by the exons ATGGGCTGCCTCTCAACATGGACCTTTCTTCTGTTTCTGTTGGAAATTACAGGCACTTTATCTCAAG GGACATGGGGAAGCATCATGGGGACATCATGGAGACCAAACCCAGCTGTGTACCATAATGAAG ATAATTACGAGTGGACCACATGGTTCAATGTAGATCACCCTGGAGGAAAAGGAGACTATGAGAAGCTGAATGCCATTCGTTTTTATTATCGAGCGCGTGTGTGTGAGGTTCCTCGAGCTCTAGAGGCACGCACTACCGAATGGATCCCAGCTCGCAACACCGGGGAAAGAGTACACGCTGACCCAGCTGTAGGGTTCTGGTGTGTCAATGATGAACAGCCTGTTGGGAGGAACTGCTCAAACTATGCTGTACGCTTTCTATGTCCAAAAA ACATCGTTTCAGATAATGAAGAACTGATATGGGGTCCATGGTCAGAGTGGACTGTGTGTCCAGCCCAGTGCAATCAGGTGGCAACACAGCATCGCTCTAGAAGCTGCAAATCCAATTCCAAGCAATGCAATGGCCAAACTCTCGAGGCCAGGTCATGTCAAGGCCCACCTTGTCCAC GCTGTGATCTGCAGTGTGTGATTGGCAAGGTAAATGATGAGTGTGATGGCTGCAATTGCCAGGATCATACAGTTTTAGGATCAGTCCGTAGTGCGGGGGGTCTCCCTGCACCTGGAGCTGCCATTCTCCACGCTGGTTCCAGGCCCAAACTCCTCACTGTTACTGATCACAATGGGCACTTTCTGGTCCCTGGAATCTGCCCTGATGGCAACACTACTCTGATGATTAAGCTGAATAATCACGCTCCACAACAAGTCACTGTGCCACCAAGCACCGAACGCACTTCTGTCCTCATTTTAAAGCTAGAGAGAGCAA AAAAACTGTATGTGCTAAAAAACCCTGAGAACAAGGCCAGAAGGGAAGgacagacagctgccttctgtTGTAAGGTCGATGGGACACCTGAACCAAGCCAGTATGAATG GTTCCACAATGACACTCTGCTGGACAGGAGTCAGTATCAGTATGACGAGACACTGGTTTTGAGGAACCTCAGTTTGGAACATACTGGAGAATACTACTGCAGAGCCAGTAATGAGAACGGTGCCATCAAATCCAAACCAGCCACCCTCACAGTTATTG GTCAAAAAGCGCCATCATGCAACCCTAAGCCTGATTCCCACCTGATCCGTCTACCACATGACTGCTTTCAAAACGAGACCAACTCTTTCTACTACGATGTGGGGAGATGCCCAACCTCCACATGCACAGGGAAGCTGGATAACGGCATCAGATGCAAAGACTCAGTTTCCTACTGCTGTGGAGTTTCAAACATGGAGGAGAAAGAGATTATATGTCAGGGATATCAGTTGCCCATCATGGTAGTAACTCAGTGTGGTTGCAAAACATGTGTGGAGACAAAAGCTATTGTTCGTGGACGTGCTATTGCAGCAGACACTGATGAACCCATGAGATTTGGACACATCTACATGGATGGCACAAGAGTAAGTCGAACTGGATACAAAGGCACATTCTCAATCCAGGTACCAACAAACACAGAGCGTCTGGTCCTCACATTTGTGGACAACATGCAGAAGTTTGTGAACACCACAAAAGTTTTACCATTCAATCCTAAAGGTGGAGCTGTGTTCCATGAGATCAAGCTGTTGAGGAAAAAGCCAGCTGTTACCATTAGCTCAAGAGAAACTAACAAGCTAGATCTTGGTGAGGTAGAAGGCCAGGATCCCATTGCTGAGATTGAGATCCCACCCAATGCATTCTATAAAGAAAATGGAGAGGTGTTCATGGGAAATGTCAAAGCCAGCGTGACTTTCCTCGACCCCAGGGATGTATCAACAGCAGCGGCTGCCCAAAGTGATCTCAACTTCATTGGCGATGAAGGTGACACTCTGCCCTTGAGGACCTATGGAATGTTCTCAGTGGACTTCAGGGACGAAGAAGGAGGCGAGTCGCTCAATGCCGGAGAGGTGAAAGTGCGTCTCGATGCAGCACAAGTAAAGATGCCTGAGCACTTGAAGACCATGAAATTATGGTCTCTTAATCCTGATACAGGTTTGTGGGAAGAGGAGGGCCAGTTCCATACTGAGAAGAAGCAACGAGGGAAAAGAGAGGAGAGGACCTTCCTCATAGGTAACATGGAAATCCGTGAGCGGCGGCTGTTTAACTTGGATGTACCTGAGAACAGGAGATGTTATGTGAAAGTGCGGGCTTTCCGTAGCGAACGGTACATGCCAAGTGAGCAAATCGAAGGAGTCGTGACGACTTTAATAAATATGGAGCCCACACCAGGGTTTTCAACCAACCCTCGGGCTTGGGGTAGATTTGACAGCGTAATCACTGGCCCAAATGGTGCTTGCCTTCCAGCCTTCTGTGATGAACAGAAAGCAGATGCATATTCTGCCTACGTCATGGCCAACCTTGGGGGAGAAGAGCTAGAGGCAGTAGCATCCTCTCCTAAGTTGAATCCTAACATTGTTGGCGTCCCGCAACCCTATTTGAATAAACTTAACTACAGACGCACAGACCACGACGATCCCAGAATAAAAAAGACAGCATTCAGTATGAACGTGGCCAAACCTCGGTCAAACGCAGCCGAGGAGGCCAATGGTCCAGTTTACCCATTTGAAAAGCTTAAAGAGTGTGAGGAAGCTCCATTCAGTGCAGCTCACTTCCGTTTCTCGAGAGTTGAAGGAGATCGGTATGATTATAACACAGTGCCTTTCAATGAGGACGATCCCATGAGCTGGACTGAAGACTACTTGAGTTGGTGGCCAAAGCCTATGGAATACAGGGCCTGCTACATTAAAGTAAGACTCAATAGTGCCCATGAGATCAACGTTCGTTCTCGCAATATGGGAGGTACCCATCCAAAAACCGTTGGCCAACTGTATGGCATCCGTGACACCAGAAGCATCCGGGACATGGATCAGTCAACTGTTTCAGCTGTGTGTCTGGAGTTTAAGTGCAGTGGGATGCTCTATGATCAAGACAGAGTGGATCGGACCCTCGTGAAGGTAATGCCTCAGGGCAGCTGCAAGCGAGACAGTGTAAACAGCATGCTACAGGAATACTTGGTAAATCACCTTCCACTGGCTGTCAACAATGACACAAATGAGTTCACCATGCTTGCACCTCTGGACCCTCTGGGCCACAACTATGGTATCTATACAGTGACTGACCAAGACCCCAGGACGGCAAAAGAAATTGCGCTTGGCCGTTGTTTTGATGGTACATCAGATGGCACCTCTCGAGTCATGAAGAGCAATGAAGGTGTGGCATTAACATTCACCTGTGGTTCTAAAGAGGTCACTAGGCAGAGTATGTTCCAGCAGATGCAGAACTCACTGGGTCAGGCCACAGCTGGAAGTGCACGGCCAGCAAGAGGAAATCGGAGGCAGAGAGGCGGCTCAACAGCACCTCGCAGCAGTAAGAGGAGGAGTACTCGTAATTCCTATACACGTGCCCAGACCGTTGGTTGA